The Actinomyces sp. oral taxon 414 genome has a segment encoding these proteins:
- a CDS encoding ATP-binding cassette domain-containing protein — protein MSTRTSTPATADWNPRTDPVIELRRVHVVHRSRTGGLLRPGTVHAVDGVSLAVRRGETLGLVGESGCGKSTTARVMVGLQAPSRGEVRFKGRRLGRSAAERRELGRSVSVVFQDPATALNPRMIVHDALIDPLNVHGIGSPAQREARVRELLHLVGLPPSALGVLPRQISGGQRQRVAIARALALDPDIIVADEPTSALDVSVRAQVLNLLQDLKAALGLGLVFISHDINTVRHVSDRIAVMYLGRILETGPTEEIFARPRQDYTRTLLSAVPSLLGA, from the coding sequence ATGAGCACGCGTACGAGCACGCCCGCCACCGCCGACTGGAACCCGCGCACCGACCCGGTCATTGAGCTGCGCCGCGTCCACGTCGTCCACCGCTCGCGCACCGGCGGGCTGCTGCGCCCCGGCACGGTCCACGCCGTCGACGGCGTGTCGCTGGCCGTCCGGCGCGGCGAGACTCTCGGCCTGGTGGGCGAGTCCGGGTGCGGCAAGTCCACGACCGCTCGCGTCATGGTGGGCCTCCAGGCCCCCAGCCGCGGCGAAGTCCGCTTCAAGGGGCGCCGGCTCGGCCGCTCCGCCGCCGAGCGGCGCGAGCTGGGCAGGTCCGTGTCCGTGGTCTTCCAGGACCCGGCCACGGCGCTCAACCCGCGCATGATCGTCCACGACGCGCTCATCGACCCGCTCAACGTCCACGGCATCGGCTCGCCCGCCCAGCGCGAGGCCCGGGTCCGCGAACTGCTGCACCTGGTGGGCCTGCCGCCCAGCGCCCTGGGCGTGCTGCCCCGCCAGATCTCCGGCGGCCAGCGCCAGCGCGTGGCCATCGCCCGGGCCCTGGCCCTGGACCCCGACATTATCGTCGCCGACGAGCCCACCAGCGCCCTGGACGTGTCCGTGCGCGCCCAGGTCCTCAACCTCCTCCAGGACCTCAAGGCGGCCCTCGGACTGGGCCTGGTCTTCATCAGCCACGACATCAACACGGTCCGCCACGTCTCGGACCGCATCGCGGTCATGTACCTGGGCCGGATCCTCGAGACGGGCCCGACCGAGGAGATCTTCGCCCGCCCGCGCCAGGACTACACGCGCACCCTCCTGAGTGCCGTGCCCAGCCTGCTGGGGGCCTGA
- a CDS encoding HU family DNA-binding protein encodes MSVNRTELIAAIAEKAGLTKTDADAFLGAFQDVLVENVAKGETVKITGLMGVERVERAARTGRNPRTGEEIQIPAGYGVKLTVGSALKKAVAK; translated from the coding sequence ATGTCCGTCAACCGCACCGAGCTCATCGCAGCCATCGCCGAGAAGGCCGGCCTGACCAAGACCGACGCCGACGCCTTCCTCGGCGCGTTCCAGGACGTCCTGGTGGAGAACGTCGCCAAGGGCGAGACCGTCAAGATCACCGGGCTGATGGGCGTCGAGCGGGTCGAGCGCGCCGCCCGCACCGGCCGCAACCCCCGCACCGGCGAGGAGATCCAGATCCCCGCCGGCTACGGCGTCAAGCTGACCGTCGGCTCCGCCCTGAAGAAGGCCGTCGCCAAGTGA
- a CDS encoding N-acetylmannosamine-6-phosphate 2-epimerase — MSPLHPVLERLRGGLIASAQAYPGEPMRDPRTMDQVARACAAGGAAGIRAQGLADLALITQHVDVPVIGLWKDGHDGVFITPTLTHAIAVAATGCQIVALDATGRPRPDGLSLARTIAGLKQARPDVLVMADCGCLDDARAAQDAGADVLGTTLAGYTGERPATEGPDLELVDQVAAIAEVPLIAEGRVHTPAQAAAALEHGAFAVVVGTAITHPTTITSWFVQALRSR; from the coding sequence ATGAGCCCACTCCACCCCGTTCTCGAGCGCCTGCGCGGCGGCCTCATCGCTTCGGCCCAGGCCTACCCCGGCGAGCCCATGCGCGACCCGCGCACCATGGACCAGGTGGCCCGGGCCTGCGCGGCCGGCGGCGCCGCCGGCATACGCGCCCAGGGCCTGGCGGACCTGGCCCTGATCACCCAGCACGTGGACGTGCCCGTCATCGGCCTGTGGAAGGACGGCCACGACGGCGTCTTCATCACCCCCACCCTCACGCACGCCATCGCCGTGGCCGCCACCGGCTGCCAGATCGTGGCCCTCGACGCCACCGGGCGCCCGCGGCCCGACGGCCTGAGCCTGGCCCGCACCATCGCGGGCCTCAAACAGGCCCGCCCGGACGTGCTCGTCATGGCCGACTGCGGCTGCCTGGACGACGCCCGGGCGGCCCAGGACGCAGGTGCGGACGTGCTGGGCACTACGCTGGCCGGCTACACGGGCGAGCGGCCCGCGACCGAGGGCCCCGACCTCGAGCTCGTCGACCAGGTGGCGGCCATCGCCGAGGTCCCCCTTATCGCCGAGGGGCGCGTTCACACCCCGGCCCAGGCGGCGGCGGCCCTGGAGCACGGGGCCTTCGCCGTCGTCGTCGGCACCGCCATCACCCACCCCACGACCATCACCTCCTGGTTCGTCCAGGCCCTGCGGTCGCGCTGA
- a CDS encoding ROK family protein, whose product MRPSRAPRPEDAPRPPAADGAVVGVDLGGTKIAAALVGPDGALRSATLRTPTPARRGPDAVLDAVADLVERVVAGAAAPGRPGAVAAVGIGSAGVIDAERGAVLSATDAITGWAGTDVAGGVSARLAAAGVRAPDGAAPLVHVDNDVNAHAAGEARFGAGRGRSSALVVAVGTGVGAALVLDGRIHRGAHFLAGEMGHMPCGEAQGETCTCGRPGHLEAVAAGPQIARRYRRATGDETVTGAAQVERLAEAGDAVARRVYRRAALALGRALAGAVTVLDPEVVIVSGGLARSGGLWWGPLRRTLRGELVDLVAERIEILPAALGGAAPIIGAAHEARLRLGAAPGPGPDAGPGPARPGTGSDTGPDPDTRPRQEAP is encoded by the coding sequence GTGCGGCCATCGCGCGCGCCCCGGCCCGAGGACGCGCCCCGACCGCCCGCCGCGGACGGGGCCGTCGTGGGCGTCGACCTGGGCGGCACCAAGATCGCCGCCGCCCTCGTCGGGCCCGACGGCGCCCTGCGGTCGGCCACCCTCCGGACGCCCACGCCCGCCCGCCGGGGCCCCGACGCCGTCCTCGACGCCGTCGCGGACCTGGTCGAGCGGGTCGTGGCCGGCGCCGCGGCCCCCGGCCGGCCCGGCGCCGTCGCAGCGGTGGGCATCGGTTCGGCGGGCGTCATCGACGCCGAGCGGGGCGCGGTGCTCTCGGCCACCGACGCGATCACCGGGTGGGCGGGCACGGACGTGGCCGGCGGCGTGTCCGCCCGCCTGGCGGCCGCCGGCGTCCGGGCCCCCGACGGCGCGGCCCCCCTGGTGCACGTCGACAACGACGTCAACGCCCACGCCGCCGGCGAGGCCCGGTTCGGGGCGGGGCGGGGGCGCTCCAGCGCCCTGGTCGTGGCCGTGGGCACGGGCGTGGGCGCGGCCCTCGTCCTGGACGGGCGCATCCACCGCGGCGCCCACTTCCTGGCCGGGGAGATGGGGCACATGCCCTGCGGGGAGGCGCAGGGGGAGACCTGCACCTGCGGGCGGCCCGGCCACCTGGAGGCCGTGGCCGCCGGGCCGCAGATCGCCCGCCGCTACCGGCGGGCCACCGGGGACGAGACGGTGACCGGCGCCGCGCAGGTCGAGCGCCTCGCCGAGGCCGGCGACGCCGTCGCCCGACGGGTCTACCGGCGGGCCGCCCTCGCCCTGGGCCGGGCCCTGGCCGGGGCCGTCACCGTCCTGGACCCCGAGGTCGTCATTGTCTCCGGCGGTCTGGCCCGCTCCGGCGGGCTGTGGTGGGGGCCCCTGCGCCGGACCCTGCGCGGCGAGCTCGTCGACCTGGTCGCCGAGCGGATCGAGATCCTGCCCGCCGCCCTGGGCGGTGCCGCTCCCATTATTGGCGCGGCCCACGAGGCCCGCCTGCGCCTGGGGGCGGCCCCCGGTCCCGGTCCCGACGCCGGGCCCGGCCCCGCCCGCCCCGGCACCGGTTCCGACACCGGCCCCGACCCCGACACCCGACCCCGACAGGAGGCGCCATGA
- a CDS encoding dihydrodipicolinate synthase family protein, with amino-acid sequence MDTRFTGVIPPVITPFRDGRVDLDSLDRLIDLLIGAGVDGLFLLGSSGEAAYLTDSRREAIVARAVARADGRVPVLAGAIDTTAPRVIEQARRAAAAGADAVVATCPFYALNDAAEIEDHFRAIGAGVDVPLFAYDVPVRLGGARPTAEVLVHLGADGVLTGVKDSSGDDVGLRRLVAANAAAGHPLALLTGHECVVDAMALLGADGVVPGYGNVEPRPYVELWAAARRGDWEEARRLQERICAGFEIVRVPRGRSADATGIGAFKTVMQAQGTIASNEMAFPVRALEGETRERILAIARSRGLI; translated from the coding sequence ATGGACACCCGCTTCACAGGCGTCATCCCCCCGGTCATCACCCCCTTCCGGGACGGGCGCGTTGACCTCGACAGCCTCGACCGCCTGATCGACCTGCTCATCGGCGCCGGCGTCGACGGCCTGTTCCTCCTGGGTTCCTCCGGCGAGGCCGCCTACCTCACCGATTCCCGGCGCGAGGCCATCGTGGCCCGCGCCGTGGCCCGCGCCGACGGGCGGGTGCCCGTCCTGGCGGGGGCCATCGACACCACCGCGCCCCGCGTCATCGAGCAGGCCCGGCGCGCCGCGGCCGCCGGCGCCGACGCCGTCGTGGCCACCTGCCCCTTCTACGCCCTCAACGACGCGGCCGAGATCGAGGACCACTTCCGGGCGATCGGGGCGGGCGTGGACGTGCCGCTGTTCGCCTACGACGTGCCCGTGCGCCTGGGCGGGGCCCGGCCGACGGCGGAGGTGCTCGTGCACCTGGGGGCCGACGGCGTGCTGACCGGCGTCAAGGACTCCTCGGGCGACGACGTCGGCCTGCGCCGCCTGGTGGCCGCCAATGCGGCCGCCGGCCACCCCCTGGCCCTGCTCACCGGCCACGAGTGCGTTGTCGACGCCATGGCCCTGCTGGGCGCCGACGGCGTCGTGCCCGGCTACGGCAATGTCGAGCCCCGCCCCTACGTTGAGCTGTGGGCGGCCGCCCGGCGCGGGGACTGGGAGGAGGCCCGCCGCCTCCAGGAGAGGATCTGCGCCGGCTTCGAGATCGTGCGCGTCCCCCGGGGGCGCTCGGCCGACGCCACCGGCATCGGCGCCTTCAAGACCGTCATGCAGGCCCAGGGCACCATCGCCTCCAATGAGATGGCCTTCCCGGTGCGCGCACTGGAGGGCGAGACCAGGGAGCGGATCCTGGCCATCGCCCGCTCGCGAGGCCTGATCTGA